The following proteins are encoded in a genomic region of bacterium:
- a CDS encoding sialate O-acetylesterase has product MKISEGIFDQSVLQRNKTNVSEAAFSGMCKASGIVTISVRQGGKPLKGFASVKVGMAARGKVKGCLKGVPVGGPYDLTFNVGDETLVVKDVMVGDVWLLGGQSNMQGCGLFPRVRLKTDPLVRAFYMDDRWATAKDPVHNMWDCVDPVHVDLCGGKHPPTPAKEWGVCPGPAFGNEMRRLTGVPQGLIACAHGGTSMTQWDPNRKSEGGKSLYGAMVRRLVKNGGRVAGLVWYQGCSDANAGDAKFYTARMKEWVHCLRRDSQNKTLPVVMVQIARVVGWHADEAVNWNSIQEQQRLLPRLIGHLATVPSVDLPLDDMIHIGGAGHYVLGVRLARAMQVLREGRKAGLPPIEVTQVICESERGGGMVVVEFSNVAGRLRSGARPCGFSILTQSGSSVHFDIQLDGSRARIRSMLSADVLSREAVVHYGYGLDPYCNITDESGRSLPVFGPLPIGEACAITPYIRQMRVSEHQPSAGRLEALAYPCSLDGLKMISRIFDENFCSMNPETLQREGRDEVLYFACRFSCKEAMALALVLGYDGPVKAWVDGKLLMHDPDGSNPATPDKSKAQFRVAAGEHEIVVAESTNSGKAWGIYLRLQRLDVTRKQLFKGPDSYMMPEILG; this is encoded by the coding sequence ATGAAAATCTCAGAAGGCATATTTGATCAATCAGTCCTGCAGCGGAACAAGACGAATGTGAGCGAGGCGGCTTTTTCCGGTATGTGTAAAGCGAGCGGGATCGTAACGATATCCGTGCGGCAGGGTGGGAAACCCTTAAAAGGTTTCGCAAGCGTTAAGGTCGGCATGGCCGCACGTGGAAAAGTGAAAGGCTGTCTCAAGGGGGTGCCGGTTGGGGGTCCCTATGATTTAACCTTCAACGTGGGCGACGAAACGTTGGTGGTCAAGGATGTGATGGTGGGCGATGTATGGCTGCTGGGCGGACAATCCAATATGCAAGGGTGCGGACTATTTCCCCGGGTGCGGCTAAAGACAGACCCGTTGGTGCGAGCCTTCTACATGGATGACCGATGGGCGACGGCAAAGGATCCGGTGCATAACATGTGGGACTGCGTCGATCCGGTGCATGTGGATCTCTGTGGGGGGAAGCATCCCCCCACGCCTGCGAAGGAGTGGGGCGTTTGCCCTGGGCCGGCGTTCGGGAATGAAATGCGACGTCTGACCGGCGTCCCGCAGGGGCTGATTGCCTGCGCCCACGGGGGGACGTCGATGACTCAATGGGATCCCAATCGCAAGAGCGAGGGCGGGAAGAGTTTGTATGGTGCGATGGTTCGCCGACTTGTGAAGAATGGCGGGCGTGTGGCCGGGCTTGTTTGGTATCAGGGCTGCAGCGATGCAAATGCTGGTGACGCTAAATTCTATACAGCCAGGATGAAGGAGTGGGTGCATTGCTTAAGGCGTGATAGCCAGAATAAAACGTTGCCGGTGGTCATGGTTCAGATTGCCCGCGTTGTCGGTTGGCATGCCGATGAAGCCGTAAACTGGAATTCGATTCAGGAGCAGCAACGATTGTTGCCGCGTTTGATCGGTCATTTGGCAACGGTGCCCTCCGTCGATTTGCCGTTGGACGACATGATTCATATCGGTGGTGCCGGTCATTATGTCCTGGGGGTGCGTCTGGCGAGGGCAATGCAGGTCTTGCGTGAGGGGCGCAAGGCCGGGTTGCCTCCGATCGAGGTCACGCAGGTTATTTGTGAGAGCGAGCGCGGCGGGGGTATGGTAGTAGTGGAGTTCTCGAATGTAGCGGGAAGGTTGAGATCAGGGGCCAGGCCGTGCGGGTTTTCCATTCTGACCCAGTCTGGAAGTTCCGTGCATTTCGATATCCAGTTGGACGGTTCGCGTGCGCGGATCCGTAGCATGCTGTCAGCGGATGTCCTGTCCCGTGAGGCGGTGGTTCATTACGGTTATGGACTTGATCCCTACTGCAATATTACTGATGAAAGTGGACGTTCTTTGCCGGTATTTGGTCCTTTGCCGATTGGGGAGGCGTGTGCCATCACCCCTTACATCCGGCAGATGAGAGTGAGTGAGCATCAACCTTCGGCAGGCCGGTTGGAGGCCTTGGCTTATCCTTGTAGCCTCGACGGACTGAAGATGATCAGTCGTATTTTCGACGAAAACTTTTGCAGCATGAATCCTGAAACCCTGCAACGGGAGGGCCGTGATGAAGTGCTCTATTTCGCCTGTCGTTTTTCCTGCAAAGAGGCGATGGCCTTGGCGTTGGTGCTTGGATACGATGGACCTGTCAAGGCCTGGGTCGATGGAAAACTGCTGATGCATGATCCGGACGGGAGCAATCCGGCGACGCCGGACAAAAGCAAGGCCCAATTCCGGGTGGCGGCAGGTGAACATGAGATCGTGGTGGCCGAGTCGACCAATAGCGGGAAAGCCTGGGGCATATACCTCAGGTTGCAACGTCTGGATGTCACCCGGAAGCAATTATTCAAGGGCCCTGACAGTTACATGATGCCCGAAATACTAGGGTAA
- a CDS encoding Gfo/Idh/MocA family oxidoreductase has product MKKVRMGVVGVGSMGIGHLDYISKASHVELTAVCDVNPERVDYAVNIYKCASFSDHRALLKAGVCDAVLIATPHYAHTTIGIDALKAGLHVLVEKPISVHKADCERLIAAHQKKGQVFAAMFNQRTDPHYRKIKEMLKRGDLGKLDRITWVITNWFRTESYYASGGWRATWAGEGGGVLLNQCPHNLDLWQWLFGMPDRVRGFCSLGRKHNIEVEDEVTAHLGYNNGCTGVFITSTGEAPGVNRLEIAGEHGRLTLENGDLRFIRNEVSVSDFLRNSPEKFGIPPVWDIQIPISGNGGQHPEVLQNFIDAIVSGVPLIAPAAEGIRSVELGNAMLYSSETGKTVEMPLDARAYERMLKKKITGSRFVKKTRNVAHQDMSQSVK; this is encoded by the coding sequence GTGAAAAAAGTAAGAATGGGTGTGGTGGGCGTTGGGTCCATGGGGATAGGGCACTTGGATTATATATCCAAAGCCAGTCATGTTGAGTTGACCGCTGTGTGTGATGTGAACCCTGAGCGGGTTGATTATGCGGTCAACATCTATAAGTGCGCCTCATTCAGCGATCACAGGGCCTTGCTCAAGGCGGGGGTCTGTGATGCGGTTCTGATTGCAACGCCCCACTATGCCCATACAACCATAGGGATTGATGCCCTGAAGGCCGGGCTGCATGTGCTGGTAGAAAAGCCGATTTCGGTTCATAAGGCCGATTGTGAACGATTAATCGCCGCTCATCAGAAGAAGGGGCAGGTCTTTGCCGCCATGTTCAACCAGCGTACGGATCCCCATTACCGCAAGATCAAGGAGATGCTGAAGCGTGGAGACCTGGGGAAATTGGATCGTATTACGTGGGTCATCACGAACTGGTTCCGGACGGAAAGTTATTATGCTTCCGGAGGCTGGCGTGCCACATGGGCGGGTGAAGGGGGCGGCGTACTGCTCAATCAGTGCCCTCATAATCTGGATCTCTGGCAATGGTTGTTTGGCATGCCAGACCGGGTGCGTGGCTTTTGCAGTCTCGGCCGCAAGCATAACATTGAGGTCGAAGACGAGGTTACGGCGCATCTGGGATATAATAATGGGTGTACCGGGGTATTTATCACGTCCACGGGGGAAGCGCCGGGGGTGAACCGGCTGGAAATTGCGGGCGAACACGGGCGGCTCACCCTTGAAAACGGCGATCTGCGCTTCATTCGAAATGAGGTCTCGGTCAGCGACTTTTTGCGGAACTCTCCTGAAAAATTCGGTATCCCGCCGGTCTGGGATATCCAGATCCCCATCTCTGGAAATGGCGGTCAGCATCCCGAAGTGCTTCAGAATTTCATTGATGCCATCGTATCCGGGGTCCCCTTGATTGCGCCGGCGGCAGAGGGCATCCGATCGGTTGAGCTGGGTAACGCCATGTTGTATTCTTCTGAGACCGGAAAGACCGTGGAGATGCCGCTGGATGCCCGGGCGTATGAGCGGATGTTGAAGAAAAAAATCACGGGGTCACGATTTGTTAAAAAGACCCGTAACGTCGCGCATCAGGATATGAGCCAATCCGTTAAGTAA
- a CDS encoding AraC family transcriptional regulator — MNKRVQKYSERTYVNTATTGAFEPPVRISAAVVSRWGPGDNFDRQHRPNVSLSLITFGNATFEQDGRRGTVERGTIFIAHKGSHQVLKTGSEGVMHKRSLILEGAALESVMIAFHLTGVDRITPHNLPLTMNLFRRVRRALALKHNGFAREVSLIVWEILMTCAEGLSVDFPDNLRQAMEFVQASLHRPVCLKEIAKVSGLSARHCTRLFQKHTGLSPIQYCIHQRMTVAENLVSNTREPFKQIATSLGYENALQFSVRFKQYFKVSPRHYRNGTH, encoded by the coding sequence ATGAATAAACGTGTTCAGAAATATTCAGAGCGAACTTACGTCAATACCGCGACGACAGGCGCATTCGAGCCGCCGGTCAGGATCTCGGCGGCGGTGGTTTCCCGCTGGGGGCCCGGCGATAACTTTGACAGGCAGCATCGCCCCAATGTTTCGCTGAGCCTCATAACTTTCGGAAACGCGACCTTTGAACAGGATGGCCGCCGGGGAACGGTGGAACGCGGCACCATTTTCATTGCCCATAAAGGGAGTCATCAGGTGCTGAAGACGGGATCCGAAGGAGTCATGCACAAACGGTCTCTTATTCTGGAAGGAGCCGCATTGGAGTCTGTCATGATTGCCTTCCACCTCACGGGGGTTGACCGCATCACACCACACAACCTGCCATTGACCATGAACCTCTTCCGGCGAGTCCGGCGGGCTCTGGCGCTGAAACATAATGGGTTTGCCCGCGAAGTTTCCCTGATTGTTTGGGAAATCCTGATGACCTGCGCGGAAGGGTTGTCGGTTGATTTTCCTGACAACCTGCGTCAGGCCATGGAATTTGTGCAAGCCTCCCTGCACCGGCCCGTATGCCTGAAGGAGATCGCGAAGGTGTCTGGCTTATCAGCGCGTCACTGTACCCGGCTATTCCAGAAACATACAGGCTTGTCCCCGATACAGTACTGCATCCATCAACGCATGACGGTGGCTGAAAATCTAGTCAGCAACACCCGCGAACCGTTTAAGCAGATTGCAACGTCTCTCGGCTATGAGAACGCCCTGCAATTTTCCGTGCGGTTCAAGCAATATTTCAAAGTGAGTCCTCGCCACTACCGGAATGGCACGCATTGA
- a CDS encoding MFS transporter has product MIFIIGEAFWGLNAALVASSTVLAVLLTEFGAGVRMIGSIGALEAGLTVFPQLLGMVLFHSVKHRKRNLIVWHLVAIIPFLFISGLLICFENHYSPAVARWGLLLSFAGFMCTWGMILGVWTDWLGHIFATRTRGTLMGMVFFASALTGSLGGLMAGTIINKVEGHLAYAILYFLAGIFATSSLLLFIWVKDPAESMDANIQKQVPIRGILLNFKKSLCDDNFRSFLVCRLFASLGFCMIPFVAIYFKSTDGGALSNSAIVSCGAAATLGSALANLVFGKIGDLHGHRIGILFGTLMQGVTLFVILVTSGLTACIITYFCIGICSGSICMSHTNMLLETCPHDHRLSHITVGNLVLSIPLVLSPLMAGIASEHFGIRPVFMTCLILSLFAFIWSLLKLKEPRLESCETREGAYD; this is encoded by the coding sequence ATGATATTCATCATAGGGGAGGCCTTCTGGGGTTTAAACGCCGCCCTGGTCGCCTCCTCCACCGTCCTTGCGGTTTTATTGACTGAATTTGGCGCCGGCGTGAGGATGATCGGATCCATCGGCGCGCTCGAGGCCGGTCTGACCGTGTTTCCCCAGCTCCTCGGCATGGTTTTGTTCCATTCGGTCAAACATCGGAAACGGAACCTGATCGTTTGGCACCTGGTCGCCATTATTCCGTTCCTGTTCATCAGCGGACTCCTGATCTGCTTTGAAAATCATTATTCGCCTGCCGTGGCCCGCTGGGGCCTGCTCCTCTCCTTCGCGGGTTTCATGTGTACCTGGGGCATGATTTTGGGAGTCTGGACGGACTGGTTGGGGCACATTTTCGCGACTCGAACCCGGGGCACCCTGATGGGGATGGTCTTCTTTGCTTCCGCCCTGACGGGGTCATTGGGCGGCCTCATGGCCGGCACCATCATCAATAAAGTTGAGGGCCACCTCGCCTACGCCATCCTGTATTTTCTCGCCGGTATTTTTGCAACAAGTTCCCTCCTGTTATTCATCTGGGTAAAGGATCCGGCGGAATCCATGGATGCAAACATCCAGAAACAGGTGCCCATAAGGGGTATTCTGTTAAATTTCAAAAAAAGCCTGTGCGACGACAATTTCAGGTCTTTTCTGGTGTGCAGACTATTTGCTTCCCTCGGATTCTGCATGATTCCCTTTGTCGCGATCTATTTTAAATCGACGGACGGCGGCGCACTTAGCAACTCGGCCATTGTTTCCTGCGGGGCAGCCGCCACCCTGGGCTCCGCTCTTGCGAATCTTGTTTTCGGAAAAATCGGAGACCTGCATGGGCATCGCATTGGGATACTTTTCGGAACCTTGATGCAGGGGGTCACGCTGTTTGTCATTCTCGTCACCTCTGGCCTGACCGCCTGCATCATCACCTATTTCTGTATCGGGATCTGCAGCGGAAGCATCTGCATGTCCCACACCAATATGCTGCTGGAAACATGCCCGCACGATCACCGGCTTTCCCACATCACTGTGGGCAATCTCGTGCTGTCCATTCCCCTTGTATTATCCCCTCTGATGGCGGGCATCGCATCCGAACATTTCGGGATACGCCCGGTGTTCATGACCTGTCTGATCTTAAGTCTTTTCGCATTCATCTGGAGCCTGCTCAAACTCAAAGAGCCGCGATTAGAGTCATGTGAAACTAGGGAAGGGGCCTATGATTAA
- a CDS encoding DUF4838 domain-containing protein: MFGKLIVDRWMWLFFAVGVMWCLSAATVVAETYIVKDGNSQAEIITADHPPRAVKLAASELQAYLRKISGAHVPITNVANSTVPVKLYVGKSRYTDGLRLSSDGLNYDAFQMVSGAGWLALIGRDRDYVEPSTHILNKDGRPNNFEEWDALMGGKWNNPIGWPGGSFNREVGISDFDERGSLNAVYEFLRLLGVRWYMAGDLGEIVPSNTTIALPEINKTVHPDFAYRNCGIYSPTFAKGSKEAVLWRLRIGLGKSPELMGVGEVAHGFTNVHSRDKSQPEYFAMYNGVRQMDAAFGNGIPCFSSEGLFESTVNYCNAYFKAYPDEKIISLMPGDGLGNLCQCPLCKSKGTPERGYPGMMSDYVWGFINRVAIELYKTYPDKKIINMAYGPYWLPPKHIARFSPNVMVGFFNWRMGFGDEKRREETVQTRNAYLAMVSPGYFFMVEHYLSSRPGIATDGVPVYFPHIIAEDLCSLKGKSAGEFIEVTYGYDSTGKDMFAPGFNHLNVYVTARCYWDAGLDVNVLLNDYYRDFYGPAATEMKTFVEYSEKNWVKMQSQVPVIDQALDRLNAARKVAGDTVYGKRIDLLLAFVEPMKKNREVLAVGRKGVPRAEAMERKRGDITLDGKLDKPFWNGVPEYELKDVVTGAPAPSKTTFKMVWSDMSLIMGIRCDEADMRGLNIATRVNEEFNLWNGDAVELLLETPTHSYYQLAINPAGAMIDLDRKGGALNTLWNSEAEVAAFVGDTFWSLEVRIPVNDFDMGGADPLKKVEGKKPSALAPWYFNVCRQRIRAGMTGETDAFSPTGQKLYGVPLKFAELIAK; this comes from the coding sequence ATGTTCGGAAAGTTAATCGTGGATCGTTGGATGTGGTTGTTCTTTGCTGTCGGCGTGATGTGGTGCCTGAGCGCCGCCACGGTTGTCGCGGAAACCTATATTGTTAAGGACGGGAATTCGCAGGCCGAAATCATTACGGCAGATCACCCTCCGCGTGCGGTCAAGTTGGCCGCATCGGAATTGCAGGCCTACTTGCGAAAAATCAGCGGAGCACATGTGCCCATCACCAATGTGGCAAATAGCACGGTCCCGGTGAAACTCTACGTCGGGAAGAGCCGATACACCGATGGGTTGAGGTTGAGCAGTGACGGACTCAACTATGATGCATTCCAGATGGTCTCTGGGGCTGGCTGGCTGGCCTTGATCGGGCGGGACAGGGATTATGTCGAGCCGTCGACGCACATCCTGAACAAAGATGGCCGGCCGAATAATTTCGAAGAGTGGGATGCGTTGATGGGCGGTAAATGGAACAATCCCATTGGATGGCCGGGCGGGAGTTTTAATCGGGAAGTAGGCATTTCCGATTTTGACGAGCGCGGATCACTCAATGCCGTTTATGAGTTTTTGAGGTTGCTTGGAGTGCGGTGGTATATGGCGGGCGATTTAGGCGAAATCGTTCCCTCCAATACAACCATTGCGCTTCCCGAAATCAATAAAACCGTCCATCCGGATTTTGCCTACCGGAATTGCGGGATATACTCGCCAACGTTTGCCAAGGGTTCAAAGGAAGCGGTTCTTTGGCGGTTGCGCATTGGATTGGGGAAGTCGCCCGAACTGATGGGGGTTGGTGAAGTGGCACATGGTTTCACTAATGTTCATTCGCGGGACAAGTCTCAGCCTGAATATTTTGCCATGTATAACGGCGTCCGGCAAATGGACGCCGCCTTTGGTAACGGGATTCCCTGTTTCTCCTCGGAGGGACTCTTTGAATCAACGGTCAACTATTGCAATGCCTATTTCAAGGCGTATCCTGATGAAAAGATCATCTCGCTGATGCCGGGCGATGGGTTGGGTAATCTTTGCCAATGCCCGTTATGCAAGAGCAAAGGGACTCCGGAACGTGGATATCCAGGGATGATGTCGGACTATGTGTGGGGGTTTATCAACCGGGTGGCGATAGAGTTGTATAAGACGTATCCGGATAAGAAAATCATCAATATGGCCTATGGCCCTTACTGGCTTCCCCCGAAGCATATCGCCAGATTCAGTCCCAATGTGATGGTCGGATTCTTCAATTGGCGGATGGGATTCGGGGATGAGAAGCGGCGGGAGGAAACCGTTCAAACCCGCAACGCCTACCTGGCCATGGTGTCACCGGGTTACTTCTTCATGGTCGAGCATTATCTTTCGAGTCGGCCCGGGATTGCTACGGATGGCGTGCCCGTATATTTTCCTCACATTATAGCCGAAGACCTGTGTTCCTTGAAGGGGAAGTCGGCTGGGGAGTTCATTGAAGTCACCTATGGATATGATTCCACAGGAAAGGACATGTTCGCTCCCGGGTTTAATCATCTGAACGTCTATGTTACGGCGCGGTGTTACTGGGATGCGGGGTTGGACGTGAATGTGCTCCTGAATGACTATTACCGGGATTTTTATGGGCCGGCGGCCACGGAGATGAAAACCTTTGTCGAGTACTCCGAGAAAAACTGGGTGAAGATGCAGTCACAAGTGCCCGTTATTGACCAGGCACTTGATCGCCTCAATGCTGCCCGCAAAGTGGCCGGCGATACGGTTTATGGGAAACGGATCGACCTGCTTCTTGCCTTTGTCGAACCGATGAAGAAGAACCGCGAAGTGTTGGCGGTGGGTCGGAAGGGAGTTCCGCGTGCGGAGGCCATGGAGCGGAAGCGTGGGGATATCACGTTGGACGGCAAGCTGGATAAGCCCTTCTGGAATGGGGTGCCGGAATACGAGTTGAAGGATGTGGTGACGGGTGCGCCGGCTCCTTCAAAAACGACTTTCAAGATGGTTTGGAGCGATATGAGCCTGATTATGGGGATCCGCTGTGATGAGGCGGATATGAGAGGCTTGAATATTGCGACGCGCGTCAACGAGGAGTTTAATTTATGGAACGGGGATGCCGTGGAGCTTTTGCTGGAGACCCCCACCCACTCCTACTACCAACTCGCAATCAATCCTGCCGGCGCCATGATCGATCTGGATCGGAAGGGCGGGGCGCTCAATACGCTCTGGAACTCGGAGGCTGAGGTGGCCGCCTTTGTGGGTGATACGTTCTGGAGCCTTGAGGTCCGCATTCCTGTTAATGATTTTGATATGGGCGGCGCGGATCCCCTCAAGAAGGTGGAAGGTAAAAAGCCGTCCGCGCTCGCTCCCTGGTATTTTAATGTCTGTCGTCAACGGATACGGGCCGGGATGACTGGTGAGACGGATGCGTTTTCGCCAACAGGCCAAAAACTTTATGGGGTCCCTTTGAAATTTGCAGAGTTGATCGCCAAATGA
- a CDS encoding DUF4838 domain-containing protein: protein MQMYARITSVVLAFAFALGLVACRGFRLNDKRAVSLVENGQAIAEIVVPEQPLSGIMLAAEDLQKHLELMSGAKLPIVSKLTPGVKTQVYVGTSELTVKLGFTPATFNNSGFEIVAKDNYVILAGPDRQRNAPPYSEAGEETRYLNGSAILGLANPKPEKFPSPGLKAWQDLCGEKFRPYGLTCGLGEPCQALKIRINDDVCTWYAVSELLEQLGVRWYMPYDNGTVVPEAKTIAVARQYTRKEAKFGMREWCFYNAMRLDPAGVTWLKRLKSGNFNPISYQHNTYGIYSSYEQQVEHPEYLACDATGKPYAGYPTGRGMPRYSDPGFRKAAVMYMNRMFDACPELTAVAIGPPDGGVKMDARDVDLYGKPTDTLDQKTSNYLWDFNVHLARELKKSHPGKGLLYMTGYGATEIPTNIGEFPDNIVIPFVHSSYIRVLLDVDRAVLASQHKWLNKSRESGVTPPFKSPIWDYFLYYRDLAWPRYPVVFTASLQAQMKEMLPYAEGKFIELQNNDNDGVMPPKDGKKQPRIGVPGLMHLMVYWQSKLFWDPDLDRKKMLDEYYRLFFGPAEGEMREFYEFAEEVWSRQESRSISAGNLGFLKEKDVDRYFDILKRAHGKAGQGTVYGQRISLIETEMTSLKILFANMKRTGPGFRAYPASELITLDGDMNKALWQPANILWYGMSESPTGKMPRENKSKVAFRLTPDKSALVVAVVCEEANMAGIFANTRKNDDAAIFKDDVVELIIETPERSYFKIAVNPNGAIWDESQDVTIVSRDTLPLLWNPGIAAVVKKEKTRWTAEIKIPTKDFGSLGPTMNYPWGINVCRTRLAGGSSECYSLCPMGATQSPDMSKLGNLWAR from the coding sequence ATGCAAATGTATGCCCGGATAACTTCGGTTGTATTGGCCTTTGCCTTTGCGTTGGGTCTGGTCGCCTGTCGGGGCTTCCGGCTGAATGATAAGAGGGCGGTCAGCCTGGTTGAGAATGGCCAGGCGATCGCCGAGATTGTTGTGCCTGAGCAGCCGTTGTCGGGCATCATGCTGGCGGCCGAGGATTTACAAAAACACCTGGAGTTGATGTCCGGGGCGAAGTTGCCCATCGTCAGCAAGCTGACGCCGGGTGTGAAAACCCAGGTCTATGTCGGCACCAGTGAGCTCACAGTGAAACTCGGGTTCACGCCGGCAACGTTCAATAACAGCGGCTTTGAAATTGTAGCAAAGGACAACTACGTCATTCTGGCCGGCCCTGACAGGCAACGTAACGCGCCGCCCTATAGCGAGGCCGGGGAGGAAACCCGCTACCTGAATGGAAGCGCCATCCTTGGTTTGGCAAACCCCAAGCCCGAAAAATTCCCCTCCCCTGGGCTTAAGGCGTGGCAGGATTTATGCGGTGAAAAATTCCGCCCTTACGGACTGACCTGCGGGCTTGGGGAACCCTGTCAGGCGCTGAAGATCCGTATTAACGATGACGTGTGTACCTGGTATGCCGTATCCGAGTTGCTCGAGCAACTCGGAGTCCGCTGGTATATGCCGTATGACAACGGGACCGTTGTTCCGGAGGCGAAAACCATCGCCGTGGCTCGGCAATATACCAGGAAAGAGGCGAAGTTTGGTATGCGGGAGTGGTGTTTTTATAATGCAATGCGCTTGGATCCCGCCGGCGTGACCTGGCTCAAGCGGTTGAAGAGCGGAAATTTCAATCCCATCAGCTATCAGCATAATACCTATGGCATTTACAGTTCCTATGAGCAGCAGGTGGAGCATCCTGAATATCTGGCGTGTGATGCAACCGGCAAGCCGTATGCGGGATATCCGACTGGGCGGGGCATGCCCCGTTATAGCGATCCGGGATTCCGGAAGGCCGCCGTAATGTATATGAACCGGATGTTCGATGCCTGTCCGGAGTTGACGGCCGTGGCGATCGGGCCGCCCGATGGCGGGGTGAAGATGGATGCCCGTGATGTGGACCTCTACGGCAAGCCGACCGATACGCTGGACCAGAAGACCTCAAACTACTTGTGGGATTTCAATGTCCATCTCGCCAGGGAATTGAAAAAGTCGCATCCCGGCAAGGGGCTCCTTTACATGACCGGCTATGGAGCCACGGAAATCCCGACCAACATCGGTGAATTTCCCGACAACATCGTCATTCCGTTTGTTCATTCCAGTTACATCCGGGTGCTGCTCGACGTCGACCGTGCCGTTCTGGCATCTCAACATAAATGGCTGAACAAGAGCAGGGAGTCCGGCGTAACCCCGCCATTCAAGTCACCCATCTGGGATTATTTCCTTTATTACCGTGATTTGGCCTGGCCGCGCTATCCGGTAGTGTTTACAGCATCACTACAGGCGCAGATGAAGGAGATGTTGCCGTATGCCGAAGGGAAATTCATCGAGCTGCAGAATAATGACAATGACGGGGTGATGCCGCCCAAGGACGGAAAAAAACAACCCCGTATAGGGGTGCCGGGACTGATGCATCTGATGGTCTATTGGCAAAGCAAACTATTCTGGGATCCGGACCTGGATCGGAAAAAAATGCTGGATGAGTACTACCGGCTGTTTTTTGGTCCGGCCGAGGGGGAAATGCGCGAGTTCTATGAGTTTGCCGAGGAGGTTTGGTCCCGGCAGGAGTCGCGCAGCATTTCCGCAGGCAATCTCGGATTTCTGAAGGAAAAGGATGTCGATCGCTATTTCGACATCCTGAAGCGAGCCCATGGAAAAGCCGGGCAGGGGACCGTCTACGGTCAGCGAATTTCCCTGATTGAGACTGAAATGACATCGCTGAAAATACTTTTTGCCAACATGAAGCGGACCGGGCCTGGCTTCAGGGCCTATCCCGCCTCCGAGTTAATCACGCTTGACGGGGATATGAACAAAGCCTTGTGGCAGCCAGCCAATATTCTCTGGTACGGGATGAGTGAGTCGCCGACGGGGAAAATGCCCCGTGAAAACAAGAGCAAGGTCGCCTTCCGGCTGACCCCTGATAAATCTGCCTTGGTCGTTGCGGTGGTTTGTGAGGAGGCTAACATGGCGGGAATATTTGCCAATACCCGGAAAAACGATGATGCTGCTATTTTCAAGGATGATGTGGTGGAGCTGATCATCGAGACCCCGGAACGCTCCTATTTCAAAATTGCCGTCAACCCCAATGGCGCCATCTGGGATGAAAGCCAGGATGTCACCATTGTCAGCCGGGATACGCTGCCATTGCTTTGGAATCCGGGAATAGCGGCTGTGGTCAAAAAAGAGAAGACGCGGTGGACGGCTGAAATCAAGATTCCGACCAAGGATTTCGGGTCACTTGGTCCCACGATGAATTATCCCTGGGGCATCAATGTCTGCCGGACGCGTTTGGCGGGGGGATCGTCGGAATGCTATTCCCTTTGCCCGATGGGAGCTACGCAAAGCCCGGATATGTCGAAACTCGGGAATTTGTGGGCCAGGTAG